The Aeromicrobium senzhongii genome includes a window with the following:
- the recD gene encoding exodeoxyribonuclease V subunit alpha codes for MTTHARIDDFVAAEVLTPGDALVTARLGRITGESADLPLLALAFAVRAVRHGSTCFDPRHDPEVPGLTWPEPDAWLRAVEGSALGRVLVVEHGLLYLDRYRRLEVALCEDLTARATLSAPPLDEDRLTEDLDRLFPDAEHADQRAAAERAARVGTIVLTGGPGTGKTTTVAGVLAILQAQSLAMHGRSLRVALTAPTGKAAARMREAVAATASRLALTDDERTWLTALPSSTMHRLLGWRPDNHTRFRHDRLRRLPHDVVVVDETSMASLEHVARLLEALRPDTRLILVGDADQLASVEAGAVLHDVVAGWSDEHVVRLTRSHRFGAGIGRLAAAVRDGDADTAVELLTAGDPAIRLVQPDQGVSLVESTLLPIARDLVAAGRRDDADTALRRLGEHRLLCAHRDGPYGAATWNERVTSGLRHDVGYGDWYPGRPVLVTRNDAQLGVFNGDAGVVVEREGQLVVAVDGEPVREFATSRLPDVQTGYAMTIHRSQGSEFAQVTVLLPDADSRAMTRELLYTAITRAVDAVTVIGTTDDIRTAIGRRVARSSGIAERLAARQPAAR; via the coding sequence ATGACGACGCACGCCAGGATCGACGACTTCGTCGCCGCCGAGGTCCTCACCCCCGGTGACGCACTGGTGACGGCGCGACTGGGCCGGATCACCGGCGAGTCGGCGGACCTGCCCCTGCTCGCGCTGGCGTTCGCGGTCCGGGCCGTCCGGCACGGGTCGACCTGCTTCGACCCGCGCCACGATCCCGAGGTCCCCGGCCTGACCTGGCCCGAACCGGACGCCTGGTTGCGCGCCGTCGAGGGCAGCGCCCTGGGCCGGGTGCTCGTCGTCGAGCACGGGCTGCTCTATCTGGATCGCTACCGGCGACTGGAGGTGGCGCTCTGCGAGGACCTCACTGCACGGGCGACTCTCTCGGCGCCCCCGCTCGACGAGGATCGCCTCACCGAGGACCTGGACCGGCTCTTCCCCGACGCCGAGCACGCCGACCAGCGCGCCGCGGCCGAGCGCGCCGCCCGGGTCGGCACGATCGTGCTGACCGGCGGCCCCGGCACGGGCAAGACCACGACGGTCGCCGGCGTCCTGGCGATCCTGCAGGCGCAGTCGCTGGCCATGCACGGACGCTCGCTGCGGGTGGCCCTGACGGCACCGACGGGCAAGGCCGCCGCCCGCATGCGCGAGGCCGTCGCGGCCACCGCGAGCCGGCTGGCCCTGACCGACGACGAGCGGACATGGCTGACCGCCCTCCCGTCCTCGACCATGCACCGGCTGCTCGGCTGGCGGCCCGACAACCACACGCGCTTCCGGCACGACCGCCTGCGCCGCCTGCCGCACGACGTGGTCGTGGTCGACGAGACCTCGATGGCCTCCCTCGAGCACGTCGCCCGGCTGCTCGAGGCGCTCCGGCCCGACACCCGGCTCATCCTGGTCGGCGACGCCGACCAGCTGGCCTCGGTCGAGGCCGGGGCTGTCCTGCACGACGTCGTCGCCGGGTGGTCCGACGAGCACGTCGTCCGGCTCACCCGCAGTCATCGGTTCGGGGCGGGGATCGGCCGCCTCGCAGCGGCGGTCCGCGACGGTGACGCCGACACCGCGGTCGAGCTGCTCACCGCCGGCGACCCGGCGATCCGACTCGTGCAGCCCGACCAGGGCGTGTCACTCGTGGAGTCGACCCTCCTGCCGATCGCCCGCGACCTCGTCGCCGCCGGACGCCGCGACGACGCGGACACCGCGCTGCGACGGCTCGGCGAGCACCGTCTGCTGTGCGCTCACCGTGACGGACCGTACGGAGCCGCGACCTGGAACGAGCGCGTCACGTCCGGCCTGCGTCACGACGTCGGCTACGGCGACTGGTACCCCGGACGGCCCGTCCTGGTGACCCGCAACGACGCCCAGCTGGGCGTGTTCAACGGCGACGCCGGGGTGGTCGTCGAGCGCGAGGGCCAGCTGGTGGTGGCCGTCGACGGCGAGCCCGTGCGCGAGTTCGCCACGTCGCGTCTGCCCGACGTCCAGACCGGCTACGCGATGACGATCCATCGCAGCCAGGGCAGCGAGTTCGCCCAGGTCACCGTGCTGCTGCCCGACGCCGACTCACGGGCGATGACCCGCGAGCTGCTCTACACCGCGATCACGCGTGCCGTCGACGCCGTGACGGTGATCGGCACGACCGACGACATCAGAACGGCGATCGGGCGGCGAGTCGCCCGATCCAGTGGGATCGCGGAACGACTCGCCGCCCGTCAGCCGGCAGCGCGCTGA
- a CDS encoding UvrD-helicase domain-containing protein, with protein MTDLDLQSFDITDPLPSGTALLEASAGTGKTWTIGALVTRYVAEGVVTLPELLVITFGRAASREMRERVRDQLVAAEAALAEPATHRDGVDPLLRLLTAVPDAEVAARRARVRAALADFDGATIATTHQFCQTVLRSLGTAGDSDGSAELTDDLTELVDQIVDDLYVAKYAREDDPALSHGQARALAHAVVADPHAALVPVDADPDSSAGVRVRFAEVVRRRLDQRKRELGLLDYDDLLRRLESVLEEPDSPARALMRDRWRVVLVDEFQDTDPVQWNVLDRAFGGVATLVLIGDPKQAIYAFRGGDVHTYLRAAATATERRTLPVNWRSDAPLVDALGATFAGAQLGHPDIAVRPVRAQHARSRLRDLPRPAAFRLRVMDRDGADEPHRELAVAAARSTIADDLAVDVAEVIGSGATFDSGADGVRPVAAGDIAVLVATGVEADLVRRTFARHGIPAVLGGGSNVLRSSAADDWLTLLEAMESPQRSGLVRAAGLTDLLGQDPTTLVVGGDELTDRIATRVRDLADLLAAHGVAAVVESLTDEAFAARILARPDGYRRMTDLRHVAHLLHEVALREHLGLSGLVQWLRRQRSESGDSAELTRRLDSDAKAVQVLTIHASKGLEFPIVYLPFLFNRWRPDREERPRFHDASGQRFLDVGGSGHPAFGEHSRAAQAEDAGEVLRLAYVAMTRAKSQLVAWWAPTRDARNSGLHRLLFRPDPARPDVPEVAPVPDDATALSVLRGWQDRGGPSLERVVPRAVADVPLTESPGDLAVRPFDRELDTAWRRTSYSGLIRAEQDAPHVGSEPEAEGTTDEDESLPAVVTDAADTRPSPMAELPKGATFGSLVHAVLEEVDVTAEDLPAEIEARVREQLDLWPVEMDVATAVRAFEAILTTPLGPLAGDLDLLSLLSERQLKELDFEIPMGGGDHPVAGLARLGDLADVLESHLPIDDPLRPFAARLRSPGLADQSLRGYLTGSIDLVLRLPTGGFLVVDHKTNWLGPTDVPLTIAGYRPDTLAEAMNAGTYPLQALLYSVVLHRFLRWRVRDYDPQRHLGGVLYLYLRGMAGPDAPRQADVPYGVFSWRPPAALVVALSELLDGTGANR; from the coding sequence GTGACCGACCTGGACCTGCAGTCGTTCGACATCACCGACCCGCTGCCGTCGGGCACGGCCCTGCTCGAGGCCAGTGCCGGCACCGGCAAGACCTGGACGATCGGTGCGCTCGTCACCCGCTACGTCGCCGAGGGCGTCGTCACCCTGCCCGAGCTGCTCGTCATCACGTTCGGCCGCGCCGCCAGTCGCGAGATGCGCGAGCGTGTCCGGGACCAGCTCGTCGCCGCCGAGGCGGCCCTGGCCGAGCCCGCCACGCACCGTGACGGCGTCGACCCGCTGCTGCGGCTGCTGACCGCCGTGCCCGACGCCGAGGTCGCCGCCCGCCGAGCGCGGGTGCGCGCCGCGCTGGCCGACTTCGACGGCGCCACCATCGCCACCACGCACCAGTTCTGCCAGACGGTCCTGCGCAGCCTGGGCACCGCCGGCGACTCCGACGGCTCGGCTGAGCTCACCGACGACCTGACCGAGCTGGTCGACCAGATCGTCGACGACCTCTACGTCGCCAAGTACGCCCGCGAGGACGACCCGGCCCTGTCGCACGGCCAGGCCCGGGCCCTGGCGCACGCGGTCGTGGCCGACCCCCACGCCGCACTCGTGCCCGTCGACGCCGACCCCGACTCCTCCGCGGGCGTGCGGGTCCGGTTCGCCGAGGTCGTGCGGCGCCGCCTCGACCAGCGCAAGCGCGAACTGGGGCTGTTGGACTACGACGACCTCCTCCGCCGGCTCGAGTCCGTGCTCGAGGAACCCGACTCCCCCGCCCGTGCGCTGATGCGCGATCGCTGGCGCGTCGTGCTGGTCGACGAGTTCCAGGACACCGACCCGGTCCAGTGGAACGTCCTCGACCGCGCCTTCGGGGGCGTCGCCACGCTCGTGCTGATCGGCGATCCGAAGCAGGCGATCTACGCCTTCCGCGGTGGCGACGTCCACACCTACCTGCGGGCCGCGGCCACCGCCACCGAGCGACGGACCCTGCCGGTCAACTGGCGCAGCGACGCCCCCTTGGTCGACGCGCTCGGCGCGACGTTCGCCGGCGCCCAGCTCGGCCACCCCGACATCGCCGTGCGCCCCGTCCGGGCCCAGCACGCCCGGAGCCGACTGCGCGACCTGCCCCGACCGGCGGCATTCCGGCTCCGGGTGATGGACCGCGACGGGGCCGACGAGCCTCACCGCGAGCTCGCCGTCGCGGCAGCACGCAGCACGATCGCCGACGACCTGGCGGTCGACGTCGCCGAGGTGATCGGCTCCGGCGCCACCTTCGACAGTGGCGCCGACGGAGTCCGTCCCGTCGCGGCGGGCGACATCGCCGTGCTGGTCGCCACCGGTGTCGAGGCCGACCTGGTCCGGCGCACCTTCGCGCGCCATGGCATCCCGGCCGTCCTCGGCGGTGGCAGCAACGTCCTGCGCAGCAGCGCCGCCGACGACTGGCTCACCCTGCTCGAGGCCATGGAGTCGCCACAACGCTCCGGCCTCGTCCGGGCGGCCGGCCTCACGGACCTGCTCGGCCAGGACCCCACGACCCTCGTCGTCGGCGGGGACGAGCTCACCGACCGGATCGCCACGCGCGTCCGCGACCTCGCCGACCTGCTCGCCGCCCACGGAGTGGCCGCCGTGGTCGAGTCCCTCACCGACGAGGCGTTCGCCGCCCGCATCCTCGCCCGGCCCGACGGCTACCGGCGGATGACCGACCTGCGTCACGTCGCGCACCTGCTGCACGAGGTCGCCCTGCGTGAGCACCTCGGACTGTCCGGGCTCGTGCAGTGGCTGCGACGCCAGCGCAGCGAGAGCGGCGACTCCGCCGAGCTCACCCGCCGGCTCGACAGCGACGCCAAGGCGGTCCAGGTGCTGACCATCCACGCCAGCAAGGGCCTGGAGTTCCCGATCGTCTACCTGCCCTTCCTGTTCAACCGCTGGCGTCCCGACCGCGAGGAGCGACCTCGCTTCCACGACGCCTCGGGGCAGCGGTTCCTCGACGTCGGCGGCTCGGGGCACCCTGCCTTCGGCGAGCACTCGCGCGCCGCCCAGGCCGAGGACGCCGGTGAGGTGCTGCGGTTGGCCTACGTCGCGATGACACGGGCGAAGTCCCAACTCGTCGCGTGGTGGGCCCCGACCCGCGACGCCCGCAACTCCGGCCTGCACCGGTTGCTGTTCCGCCCCGACCCCGCTCGGCCGGACGTTCCCGAGGTGGCTCCCGTCCCCGACGACGCCACGGCGCTCTCGGTGCTGCGGGGCTGGCAGGACCGTGGCGGACCCTCGCTCGAGCGCGTGGTCCCCCGCGCCGTCGCCGACGTGCCGCTCACCGAGAGCCCCGGCGACCTCGCGGTACGTCCGTTCGACCGCGAGCTCGACACCGCGTGGCGCCGCACGTCGTACTCGGGTCTCATCCGCGCCGAGCAGGACGCGCCCCACGTCGGCAGTGAGCCCGAGGCCGAGGGCACGACGGACGAGGACGAGTCGCTCCCGGCGGTCGTGACGGACGCGGCGGACACCCGTCCCTCCCCCATGGCCGAGCTGCCGAAGGGCGCCACCTTCGGCAGTCTCGTCCACGCCGTCCTCGAGGAGGTCGACGTCACCGCCGAGGACCTGCCCGCCGAGATCGAGGCGCGGGTCCGCGAGCAGCTCGACCTGTGGCCGGTCGAGATGGACGTCGCCACCGCCGTGCGCGCGTTCGAGGCCATCCTCACCACGCCCCTGGGTCCGCTCGCCGGAGACCTCGACCTGCTCTCCCTGCTGAGCGAGCGCCAGCTGAAGGAGCTCGATTTCGAGATCCCGATGGGCGGCGGCGACCACCCGGTGGCCGGGCTGGCACGGTTGGGCGATCTCGCCGATGTGTTGGAGTCCCACCTGCCGATCGACGACCCCCTGCGCCCGTTCGCAGCACGCCTGAGGTCCCCGGGGTTGGCCGACCAGTCGCTGCGGGGCTACCTGACCGGCTCGATCGACCTGGTGCTGCGGCTGCCCACCGGAGGGTTCCTGGTGGTCGACCACAAGACCAACTGGCTGGGTCCCACCGACGTGCCACTGACGATCGCCGGCTACCGCCCCGACACGCTGGCCGAGGCGATGAACGCCGGCACCTACCCGCTGCAGGCCCTGCTCTACTCCGTGGTCCTGCACCGCTTCCTGCGGTGGCGGGTGCGCGACTACGACCCGCAGCGGCATCTGGGAGGCGTGCTGTACCTGTACCTGCGCGGCATGGCCGGGCCGGATGCGCCGCGCCAGGCGGACGTGCCGTACGGCGTCTTCTCGTGGCGCCCGCCGGCCGCCCTCGTCGTCGCCCTGTCCGAGCTGCTCGACGGAACCGGAGCGAACCGATGA
- a CDS encoding TetR/AcrR family transcriptional regulator, giving the protein MQTDSVNSLVAERQRQTWTAIHHAAAGATLEQGPDEVTVAQIAGAAGISTRTFFNYFDSKEDAILGVRTPRITEEAIAMLRDSSDEPALLRVSKLVTEVAASTIGPGVDLVQRRSIAAAHPRLRVRLTQVFTDSRKLVNARMVEDAEPRWMGVEGLPTDPLEARALVLLAGAVVTLAWTGDPEFFNDDRDPALAAAIDTFRKVTSTAL; this is encoded by the coding sequence GTGCAAACAGACTCCGTCAACTCCCTGGTGGCCGAGCGTCAGCGGCAGACGTGGACGGCCATCCATCACGCCGCCGCGGGGGCCACGCTCGAGCAGGGTCCCGACGAGGTCACCGTCGCCCAGATCGCCGGCGCGGCCGGGATCTCGACGCGGACCTTCTTCAACTACTTCGACTCCAAGGAGGACGCGATCCTCGGCGTCCGCACCCCGCGCATCACCGAGGAGGCGATCGCGATGCTGCGTGACTCGTCCGACGAGCCGGCCCTGCTGCGGGTCAGCAAGCTCGTGACCGAGGTCGCGGCGAGCACCATCGGCCCCGGCGTCGATCTCGTGCAGCGCCGCTCGATCGCCGCTGCGCACCCACGACTGCGCGTCCGCCTCACGCAGGTGTTCACCGACAGTCGCAAGCTGGTCAACGCCCGCATGGTCGAGGACGCCGAGCCGCGATGGATGGGCGTCGAGGGCCTGCCCACCGATCCGCTCGAGGCTCGCGCGCTCGTCCTGCTGGCCGGAGCGGTCGTGACACTCGCCTGGACAGGCGACCCCGAGTTCTTCAACGACGACCGAGACCCCGCTCTCGCCGCCGCCATCGACACTTTCAGAAAGGTCACCTCCACCGCACTATGA
- the recC gene encoding exodeoxyribonuclease V subunit gamma: MTFHLHRAERTDVLADALAGLLAEPSDDPFATELVVVAALGTERWLSQRLSHRLGASAHGGDGVTAGIRFARPQSIVAELLGEDDQDPWRPDALTWRVLEVLETGLAEPWLDTVARHLGQHHEGPERALRRDRRLGVARHLAGRLHAYARQRPAMTAAWTDGRDEDGTGGVLPADVRWQAEVWRRVRALIDAPSPDERIASTAAALRRSPEAVDLPPRVSLFGHNRLPLGELQVLAALAEHRDVHLWLPHPSPTAWDRLTAVDAIVPREQDTSAELLGNPLLAALGRDVRELQRSIAAVAPDLQVHPPIAVPRPDTLLGRVQSDVAADRAGAGSTPPAAADRTIQVHACHGRARQVDVLRDVIVGLLQDDPTLEPRDILVMVPDIEAYAPLFHAAFGQAESIDRGRHHPGHRLQVMLADRAASRTNPLLALTVAVLELARRGRATNAEVLDLLATAPVRQKFDLDDAAIERITQWVETSGVRWGFDAEHRRRFGLPLEQNTWRAGLDRLVCGVAATEDPARPVAEVLPLDDVPSGDVDLVGRLVTFVDALERAVDAFGRDATMAQWARRIDALLTDVADVPHSLAWQRQQVDRELERLDDDATVLRPGEVLSMVRDRWAGRPSRANFRTGSLTVCTMVPMRSVPHRVVCLVGLDDGTFPRATHTDGDDVLARRPLTGERDARAEDRQLLLDAVMSATETLVVTYTGADEHRGQPRPPAVPLGELLDQVRRTAGDGVDVVTHHPLQPFDPRNLLPGAVVPDDRPFSFDPAALAGARASLGPRREPGPFLPAPLPAPPREDLALSDLVAFVQNPIRSFWRQRLDVSLTGDDDLLDEDLPITLDGLQQWHIGQRLLDDAVRGVGADDAWSAVWRAGMLPPGRLGTAVGATVGTRVATLVAGTAALRSGDATTVDIDVALPDGRRLLGTVEGVHDDRLVTVSYSTVHGRHRLRDWVRLLALAVQRPDVHWVAHTAGKVGRGSAQIVTGLPSDPDAALGLLADLVDLRDAGLLRPLPLPVELALTYTTQLRSRGPEAAARIATREWQRDAKAFGPPPDRDADEIVRVWGAQAPFSALVDDGFTTLAPRLWDGALDHQREAAL, from the coding sequence ATGACCTTCCACCTGCACCGCGCCGAGCGCACCGACGTGCTCGCCGACGCCCTGGCCGGCCTGCTGGCCGAGCCGTCGGACGACCCGTTCGCCACCGAGCTGGTGGTGGTCGCGGCCCTGGGCACCGAGCGCTGGCTGTCCCAGCGCCTCAGCCATCGCCTCGGCGCCTCGGCGCACGGGGGCGACGGCGTGACCGCCGGGATCCGGTTCGCGCGCCCGCAGTCGATCGTGGCCGAGCTGCTGGGCGAGGACGACCAGGACCCGTGGCGCCCCGACGCGCTCACCTGGCGGGTGCTCGAGGTGCTCGAGACCGGCCTGGCCGAGCCGTGGCTCGACACGGTCGCGCGCCACCTGGGTCAGCACCACGAGGGTCCCGAGCGCGCGCTGCGTCGCGACCGCCGGCTCGGGGTGGCCCGTCACCTGGCCGGGCGGCTCCACGCGTACGCCCGTCAGCGTCCGGCCATGACCGCCGCCTGGACCGACGGTCGCGACGAGGACGGCACCGGCGGGGTCCTGCCGGCCGACGTCCGCTGGCAGGCCGAGGTCTGGCGGCGCGTCCGTGCCCTGATCGATGCCCCGTCCCCGGACGAGCGCATCGCCTCGACCGCCGCCGCGCTCCGGCGTTCGCCCGAGGCCGTCGACCTGCCGCCGCGGGTCAGCCTGTTCGGTCACAACCGGCTGCCGCTGGGCGAGTTGCAGGTGCTGGCGGCCCTGGCCGAGCACCGCGACGTCCACTTGTGGCTCCCCCATCCCTCGCCCACGGCCTGGGACCGCCTCACGGCGGTCGACGCGATCGTCCCCCGCGAGCAGGACACCTCGGCCGAGCTGCTCGGCAACCCCCTCCTGGCCGCCCTCGGCCGTGACGTCCGAGAGCTGCAGCGCTCGATCGCCGCCGTGGCCCCCGATCTGCAGGTGCATCCCCCGATCGCCGTCCCGCGGCCCGACACCCTGCTGGGGCGGGTGCAGTCCGACGTGGCCGCCGACCGCGCCGGCGCCGGGTCGACGCCACCGGCCGCAGCCGACCGCACGATCCAGGTCCACGCCTGCCACGGCCGCGCCCGGCAGGTCGACGTCCTGCGCGACGTGATCGTCGGCCTGCTCCAGGACGACCCCACCCTCGAGCCGCGCGACATCCTCGTGATGGTGCCCGACATCGAGGCGTACGCACCGCTGTTCCATGCCGCCTTCGGACAGGCCGAGAGCATCGACCGAGGGCGCCACCACCCCGGCCACCGCCTGCAGGTGATGCTCGCCGACCGTGCGGCGTCGCGCACCAATCCTCTGCTGGCGCTGACGGTCGCGGTGCTCGAGCTCGCCCGGCGCGGGCGTGCCACGAACGCCGAGGTCCTCGACCTGCTGGCCACGGCCCCCGTCCGGCAGAAGTTCGATCTCGACGACGCCGCGATCGAGCGGATCACCCAGTGGGTCGAGACCAGCGGGGTGCGGTGGGGCTTCGACGCCGAGCACCGGCGTCGCTTCGGACTGCCGCTGGAGCAGAACACCTGGCGCGCGGGCCTGGATCGACTCGTCTGCGGCGTGGCGGCCACCGAGGACCCCGCCCGGCCCGTGGCCGAGGTCCTGCCGCTCGACGACGTGCCCAGCGGCGACGTCGACCTGGTCGGCCGCCTCGTCACCTTCGTCGACGCCCTCGAGCGGGCGGTCGACGCCTTCGGCCGCGACGCCACGATGGCGCAGTGGGCGCGTCGCATCGACGCCCTGCTCACCGACGTGGCCGACGTCCCGCACTCGCTGGCCTGGCAGCGCCAGCAGGTCGACCGCGAGCTCGAGCGGCTCGACGACGACGCCACGGTGCTGCGCCCCGGCGAGGTCCTCTCGATGGTCCGAGACCGCTGGGCCGGACGTCCGTCCCGGGCCAACTTCCGGACCGGCAGCCTCACGGTGTGCACGATGGTCCCCATGCGCTCCGTCCCGCACCGGGTGGTGTGCCTGGTCGGTCTCGACGACGGCACCTTCCCGCGCGCGACCCACACCGACGGCGACGACGTCCTCGCCCGCCGGCCCCTCACCGGCGAGCGGGACGCCCGGGCCGAGGACCGGCAGCTGCTGCTCGACGCCGTCATGTCGGCCACCGAGACACTCGTCGTCACGTACACCGGCGCCGACGAGCACCGCGGCCAGCCGCGCCCTCCCGCCGTCCCCTTGGGCGAGTTGCTCGACCAGGTCCGGCGCACCGCCGGTGACGGGGTCGACGTCGTCACCCACCACCCGCTCCAGCCGTTCGACCCGCGCAACCTGCTGCCCGGCGCCGTCGTCCCCGACGACCGTCCCTTCAGCTTCGACCCGGCGGCACTCGCCGGCGCCCGCGCCAGTCTCGGGCCGCGCCGGGAGCCCGGCCCGTTCCTGCCCGCTCCCCTGCCGGCGCCCCCGCGCGAAGACCTGGCGCTGAGCGACCTGGTGGCGTTCGTCCAGAACCCGATCCGGTCGTTCTGGCGCCAGCGACTCGACGTCTCCCTGACCGGTGACGACGACCTGCTCGACGAGGACCTGCCGATCACGCTCGACGGGCTCCAGCAGTGGCACATCGGCCAGCGGCTGCTCGACGACGCCGTGCGCGGAGTCGGCGCGGACGACGCGTGGTCCGCGGTGTGGCGCGCCGGGATGCTTCCGCCCGGACGCCTCGGCACGGCCGTCGGCGCGACCGTCGGCACCCGGGTCGCGACCCTCGTCGCCGGCACCGCCGCGCTCAGGTCCGGCGACGCCACCACCGTCGACATCGACGTGGCCCTGCCCGACGGCCGGCGCCTGCTGGGCACCGTCGAAGGGGTTCACGACGACCGGCTCGTCACCGTCTCCTACTCCACCGTCCACGGCCGCCACCGGCTGCGTGACTGGGTCCGGCTGCTCGCCCTGGCCGTTCAGCGTCCCGACGTCCACTGGGTCGCCCACACCGCGGGCAAGGTGGGGCGAGGCTCGGCCCAGATCGTCACGGGTCTGCCGTCCGACCCCGATGCGGCCCTCGGGCTGCTGGCCGACCTGGTCGACCTGCGTGACGCGGGCCTGCTGCGGCCCCTGCCGTTGCCGGTCGAGCTGGCCCTGACCTACACGACCCAACTGCGCTCCCGGGGGCCCGAGGCCGCCGCGCGGATCGCAACCCGCGAGTGGCAGCGCGACGCCAAGGCGTTCGGCCCTCCGCCCGACCGCGACGCCGACGAGATCGTCCGGGTCTGGGGCGCCCAGGCCCCGTTCTCGGCACTGGTCGACGACGGCTTCACGACGCTGGCGCCGCGGCTGTGGGACGGCGCCCTCGATCACCAACGCGAGGCGGCCCTGTGA
- a CDS encoding MDR family MFS transporter — protein sequence MTTTTPSTHTSDKRTVLLVFAALMLVMLLASLSQTVLSTALPTIVGSLDGADHIAWVMTAYLLGMTVTMPIYGRLGDRLGRKPLLLIAIVLFTVGSLLGAIAQDMSLLIAARAVQGLGGGGLMVLSQAAIADVVPARERGKYMGILGAVFGLSSVAGPLLGGWFTEGPGWRWTFWINVPLGVLAFVAVVLLLQKPTVERARTRVDHLGMALLAIATSALILGATWGGHQYAWTSPQIIALGVVTVAAAFAFVAVERRAEEPVMPLGLFRDRNFNLTTVGVIILGVCMFGSLSYLPTYLQMSVGVNATKAGLMMIPMMGGMLVTSIVVGQAVSRTGRYRWYPIAGAVVTGLGLFLLSTIEIGDARWHIEGALLVLGVGIGLGMQVLTLIVQNSFSHRIVGTATAANNFFRQVGGTLGAAAVGSIFTTRLTDSLAKELPESGAGGGSSSLTPDAVADLPPALHDVVVGAYNDALMPIFLWLVPFAAVSAAVLWFVHEKPLHHTIEVAKTDESLGEQTLDAAGAVSGAER from the coding sequence ATGACCACGACGACTCCCTCCACCCACACGTCCGACAAGCGCACCGTCCTGCTCGTCTTCGCGGCCCTCATGCTCGTCATGCTGCTGGCCTCGCTGAGCCAGACGGTGCTGTCGACCGCGTTGCCGACGATCGTCGGCTCCCTCGACGGTGCCGACCACATCGCCTGGGTCATGACCGCGTACCTGCTGGGCATGACCGTCACGATGCCGATCTACGGCCGCCTCGGTGACCGGCTCGGCCGCAAGCCGCTGCTGTTGATCGCCATCGTCCTGTTCACCGTCGGCTCGCTGTTGGGCGCGATCGCGCAGGACATGAGCCTGCTGATCGCGGCCCGTGCCGTGCAGGGCCTGGGCGGCGGTGGCCTCATGGTGCTGTCGCAGGCTGCGATCGCCGACGTCGTGCCCGCGCGCGAGCGCGGCAAGTACATGGGCATCCTCGGTGCCGTCTTCGGCCTGTCCTCGGTCGCCGGCCCCCTGCTGGGCGGGTGGTTCACCGAGGGGCCCGGTTGGCGCTGGACCTTCTGGATCAACGTCCCGCTGGGCGTGCTGGCCTTCGTCGCGGTCGTCCTGCTGCTTCAGAAGCCGACCGTCGAGCGCGCCAGGACGCGCGTGGACCACCTCGGCATGGCACTGCTGGCCATCGCCACCAGCGCCCTGATCCTCGGCGCGACCTGGGGCGGCCACCAGTACGCCTGGACCAGCCCGCAGATCATCGCCCTGGGCGTCGTCACCGTCGCGGCCGCGTTCGCGTTCGTCGCGGTCGAGCGCCGGGCCGAGGAGCCCGTCATGCCGTTGGGTCTGTTCCGCGACCGCAACTTCAACCTGACCACGGTGGGCGTCATCATCCTGGGCGTGTGCATGTTCGGCTCGCTGTCGTACCTGCCCACCTACCTGCAGATGTCCGTCGGCGTCAACGCCACCAAGGCCGGCCTCATGATGATCCCGATGATGGGCGGCATGCTCGTCACGTCGATCGTCGTCGGTCAGGCCGTCAGCCGCACGGGCCGCTACCGCTGGTACCCGATCGCGGGCGCCGTGGTGACGGGCCTGGGTCTGTTCCTGCTGTCGACGATCGAGATCGGCGACGCCCGCTGGCACATCGAGGGCGCGTTGCTGGTCCTGGGCGTCGGCATCGGTCTGGGCATGCAGGTGCTCACGCTGATCGTGCAGAACTCGTTCTCGCACCGGATCGTCGGCACGGCGACCGCGGCGAACAACTTCTTCCGTCAGGTCGGTGGCACCCTGGGCGCCGCGGCGGTCGGCTCGATCTTCACGACCCGGCTGACCGACTCCCTCGCGAAGGAGCTGCCCGAGTCCGGCGCCGGCGGCGGATCCTCGTCGCTGACCCCCGACGCGGTCGCGGACCTGCCGCCCGCGCTCCACGACGTCGTGGTGGGCGCCTACAACGACGCGCTCATGCCGATCTTCCTGTGGCTGGTCCCGTTCGCGGCGGTGTCGGCGGCGGTCCTGTGGTTCGTCCACGAGAAGCCGCTGCACCACACCATCGAGGTGGCGAAGACGGACGAGTCGCTGGGCGAGCAGACGCTCGATGCGGCCGGGGCGGTGAGCGGCGCCGAGCGCTGA